Below is a window of Herminiimonas arsenicoxydans DNA.
TTCGTAACCAGCCACTTTTCTTCTGCCACATCAAAACAGTCGACACCGTCACAATCACGAGTTATTAGTTGCAATTCCAAGTCTCCTTGTGTAGGAGAATTCGTCCAGTAATGGCCCTTGAGTTGTGTACCTTTGTTGAGCAACTTGAGCTCACCAGAACCCGTAGTTAGCTTGTTTTCGCCTTTGTACTGCCGACGAAGTTCGAAAATATAGCAAACCTTAGTGGTATCAGTTTTGCTGTTCTGAAGTAATGCCTCTACTGTTGACTCACCCTCTTGGCCTCTTGTAAATGACTCAATTGATAAAGTGAGGTAAGTCTGTTTAATGACGAAGGCTATTTCAATTGGAGGTTTGGATTGACCATCCGCTCCGATGTAATTTGTGTGGAGTTGGCCTCGCCAGAGTCCGTGGATGATCGGCCTTCCCAGCCATTTGGCGAGCAAGGGAGATTGCCATTTACGTCGCGCAAAGAACCCAAAGGCTATAGCAGTTAATGTTACGGAGGATGTCGCTGCTTGCCATAGCGCGGTGATTGTCGGACTATCAAGGGATACCCGGACAATAAAAATAACGGCGGCCACACAAAGCGTGGTTATACCAAATGCTTTTAGCAGCCGTTCGAACTCTGAATATGTAAGACTTAATAAGTTCATTTCAAATTAATGTCTATGAATTTGGCGACCATTCTCAAACAAGCAAACTTCCCCGGCCTGAGTTAAGAGCCCTACGCAGAATATTGATGGAATTTGTGAGGCTAGAAGCGCCGTCATATGGCGGGCGCCCGTGGGCCTCGGTTCTGCAATTTTCCTCTCATCATCTGGCAATGGCGGAGATATAAATTGCGATACGTGCGTCAGAGCCCATGAGGATCCGTCTACCAGATGAAATCCATCATGCCATGGGTTCTCGTAGTCTGCAATCGCAGCCAAGGTGACTGCGATTTTCTCTAAACCGAAAACCGGAAGATGAGGCAGAGGCGTTTCTGGATTGCCGAGCCAGACTCGAGGTAGTAAATCGAGTTCTTTGTAAAAAACGACGCCAACGCCAGAAAATTTATTCGGGCGCTTGGTTGATACGAGCCTTAGCAGTTCACAGGCTTGC
It encodes the following:
- a CDS encoding Hypothetical protein; putative membrane protein (Evidence 5 : No homology to any previously reported sequences), with the translated sequence MNLLSLTYSEFERLLKAFGITTLCVAAVIFIVRVSLDSPTITALWQAATSSVTLTAIAFGFFARRKWQSPLLAKWLGRPIIHGLWRGQLHTNYIGADGQSKPPIEIAFVIKQTYLTLSIESFTRGQEGESTVEALLQNSKTDTTKVCYIFELRRQYKGENKLTTGSGELKLLNKGTQLKGHYWTNSPTQGDLELQLITRDCDGVDCFDVAEEKWLVTKDESQTEVAQAA
- a CDS encoding Hypothetical protein (Evidence 5 : No homology to any previously reported sequences), whose protein sequence is MNSSISEQACELLRLVSTKRPNKFSGVGVVFYKELDLLPRVWLGNPETPLPHLPVFGLEKIAVTLAAIADYENPWHDGFHLVDGSSWALTHVSQFISPPLPDDERKIAEPRPTGARHMTALLASQIPSIFCVGLLTQAGEVCLFENGRQIHRH